In Frederiksenia canicola, the sequence TGTTGTCTGAACGCCATCGTCTTGCGTTTGATGTGGTGCGTTCCAAGGAACAGACCCAAAAACCCTTGCGAGATGTTGAACGGGAAAAGCAGTTGCTACAAGAGCTGGTGCGTTTTGCCGAGGCGGAGAATTATCAGCTCGATCCGCAGTATGTCACTCAAATTTTCCAGCGGATTATTGAAGATTCGGTACTAACTCAACAAACCTATCTGCAAAATAAGCTTAATCAAATTAAACCACAAATTTCGATCGCCTTTCTTGGCAAGCGGGGATCGTATTCGCATTTGGCAGCACGTCAATTCGCGAAACATCAGCCTGAGGGCTTTTTTGAACTGAGTTGCGGTTCCTTTGATGAAGTCTTTGCTAAAGTGCAGCAAGGCGAAGCGGATTATGGTGTTCTGCCATTGGAAAATACCACATCAGGTTCGATCAATGAAGTGTACGATCTATTGCAGCATACGGATCTAACTTTGGTGGGCGAACTGGCTTACCCGATCAAACATTGCGTGCTAGGTAATCAGCCGATCGCGTTGACCGAAATTGATACGATCTACACCCATTCTCAACCCGCTCAACAATGTAGCCAATTTATTCAATCATTGAATAAAGTTCACGTTAAATACTGTGAAAGCAGTTCCCACGCCATGCAAATGGTGGCTCGTTTGAATAAGCCGAATGTCGTTGCTCTTGGCAATGAAGACGGTGGCAAATTGTACGGTTTAGCCGTGATCGCAAGCAGTATCGCCAACCAAGAAAATAACATCACTCGCTTTATCGTCGTAGCCAAAAATGCAGTGCAAGTCTCGCCACAAATACAAACTAAAACTTTGCTGTTGATGACGACGGGCCAACAAGCGGGGGCATTGGTTGATGCGTTGATGGTCTTTAAACAGCACGATATTCAGATGACCAAACTGGAGTCTCGCCCAATTTATGGTAAGCCTTGGGAAGAGATGTTCTATGTAGAATTGCAAGCAAATATTCATGCGGAAAATACGCAGAATGCACTGGTTGAGCTTGAGAAAGTAACCAGTTTTGTTAAAGTTCTTGGATGTTATCCAAGTGAAATTGTTGAGCCAGTGAAATTCTAATTGATCAGATAGAATACCTATTCAATGAAATAAAAACACATGAAAAAAGTTCGATTACAGTTCATATTTACTCTACTTTTATCTGGTTGTAGCTGGACCTCTTATATGGATTATGAGCCTAAAGTGTTATCTCAGGCAAAATTGGGGCAACCGTATTATGCGGAAATACACCTTTTAGATAAGGGATATACTTTTTGTACTGTTGATTTTTATGACTTCAATACACAGGAAATCACTGAGTTGGGATTAACTATTGAAAG encodes:
- a CDS encoding chorismate mutase codes for the protein MSLDLSEIRQQITQIDRHLLKLLSERHRLAFDVVRSKEQTQKPLRDVEREKQLLQELVRFAEAENYQLDPQYVTQIFQRIIEDSVLTQQTYLQNKLNQIKPQISIAFLGKRGSYSHLAARQFAKHQPEGFFELSCGSFDEVFAKVQQGEADYGVLPLENTTSGSINEVYDLLQHTDLTLVGELAYPIKHCVLGNQPIALTEIDTIYTHSQPAQQCSQFIQSLNKVHVKYCESSSHAMQMVARLNKPNVVALGNEDGGKLYGLAVIASSIANQENNITRFIVVAKNAVQVSPQIQTKTLLLMTTGQQAGALVDALMVFKQHDIQMTKLESRPIYGKPWEEMFYVELQANIHAENTQNALVELEKVTSFVKVLGCYPSEIVEPVKF